In Mycobacteriales bacterium, one DNA window encodes the following:
- a CDS encoding aspartate-semialdehyde dehydrogenase: MSRKPTLAVVGATGAVGSVMLDLLTTRDDVWGEIRLVASARSAGRVLHVRGEDVIVQALAPEVFDGVDVAMFDVPDEVSAQWCPVAAERGAVAVDNSGAFRMDPDVPLVVPEVNAAAARNRPRGIIANPNCTTLSMIVAVGALHREYGLTELVVASYQAASGAGQAGVDTLYDQIEKVAGARDLGTRPGDVRRVVGDDLGPFPAPLALNVIPWAGSLKDDGWTSEELKVRNESRKILGLPDLRVSATCVRVPVVTTHALAVHATFASEVTASHAQAVLRDAASVVLCDDPAEGEFPTPVDVVGTDPTWVGRVRKSLDDPFSLDLFLCGDNLRKGAALNTAQIAELLAAELTS, from the coding sequence GTGAGCCGCAAGCCGACTCTTGCCGTCGTCGGGGCGACCGGTGCCGTGGGCAGCGTGATGCTCGACCTGCTGACGACCCGTGACGACGTGTGGGGCGAGATCCGCCTCGTCGCGTCGGCGCGGTCGGCCGGCCGGGTGCTGCACGTCCGTGGCGAGGACGTCATCGTGCAGGCGCTCGCTCCCGAGGTGTTCGACGGTGTCGATGTCGCGATGTTCGACGTGCCCGACGAGGTCTCGGCCCAGTGGTGCCCGGTGGCGGCCGAGCGCGGCGCGGTCGCGGTCGACAACTCCGGCGCGTTCCGGATGGATCCCGACGTGCCGCTCGTGGTGCCCGAGGTCAACGCCGCTGCTGCGCGCAACCGGCCACGGGGCATCATCGCGAACCCCAACTGCACGACGCTCTCGATGATCGTCGCGGTGGGCGCCCTGCACCGGGAGTACGGCCTGACCGAGCTCGTGGTCGCGTCCTACCAGGCGGCCTCCGGTGCGGGCCAGGCCGGCGTCGACACGCTCTACGACCAGATCGAGAAGGTCGCGGGCGCGCGCGACCTGGGCACCCGGCCCGGCGACGTACGCCGCGTGGTCGGTGACGACCTCGGCCCGTTCCCCGCGCCGCTGGCCCTCAACGTCATCCCCTGGGCGGGCTCGCTCAAGGACGACGGCTGGACCTCGGAGGAGCTCAAGGTCCGCAACGAGTCGCGCAAGATCCTGGGGCTGCCCGACCTGCGGGTCTCGGCGACCTGCGTGCGGGTGCCGGTGGTGACGACGCACGCGCTCGCGGTGCACGCGACGTTCGCGAGCGAGGTGACCGCGTCGCACGCCCAGGCGGTGCTGCGCGATGCGGCGAGCGTCGTGCTCTGCGACGACCCGGCGGAGGGGGAGTTCCCCACGCCGGTCGACGTGGTCGGCACCGACCCGACCTGGGTGGGCCGGGTGCGCAAGTCGCTCGACGACCCCTTCTCGCTCGACCTGTTCCTGTGCGGCGACAACCTGCGCAAGGGCGCGGCGCTCAACACCGCACAGATCGCCGAGCTGCTGGCGGCCGAGCTCACCTCCTGA
- a CDS encoding prolyl oligopeptidase family serine peptidase gives MAETWEARFRAPRWRLPAWAAHRPGRCVVNGSAGGVWEIYAWDADTGAAPRRVTSRPNGTRGMAITPDGEDVWWFADRDGDEFGIWMQQPFDGGPDRPAAALDPAYPAGLVLGRSLALVGRSTDEGTTIHVVPKDGGEPRVLYGSAHDAHVAALSDDESLAVIAHSEHGDSRHMALRVLRLDGSPVADLWDGPGKGLSAAGFPTRRGDSRLLVGHERRGREELLVWDPLTGEVTELAIDLPGELAGEWYADGSAVLVHREHQGRADLHRYDVATGTVEPLATPRGLVAGATPRPDGSVWFAWSSAAQRPQILDLAGREVLAPPGPLPPPSVDVEDVFVERPYGTVHALLSRPPGSAPYAGVFVVHGGPTDNDADTWRPDVASHVDDGYAVVQVNYRGSTGYGSAWRDAIEASPGLTELEDIRAVREHLVAAGVLRDDAVALVGASWGGYLTLLGLGTQPDAWAAGVAEVPVADYVAAYEDEMEPLRAFDRSLFGGSPEEVPDRYRAASPITYVGDVRAPVLVVAGANDPRCPIRQIDNYLAALERRGAAHEVYRYDAGHGSLVVEEQIRQQAAALDFIRRHMPAADSP, from the coding sequence ATGGCTGAGACTTGGGAGGCGCGTTTCCGCGCGCCCCGCTGGCGGCTGCCGGCCTGGGCCGCGCACCGCCCCGGGCGCTGCGTCGTCAACGGCAGCGCCGGCGGGGTGTGGGAGATCTACGCCTGGGACGCCGACACGGGCGCCGCCCCCCGCCGGGTGACCAGCCGGCCCAACGGCACCCGAGGGATGGCGATCACCCCGGACGGCGAGGACGTGTGGTGGTTCGCCGACCGCGACGGCGACGAGTTCGGCATCTGGATGCAGCAGCCGTTCGACGGCGGACCCGACCGGCCGGCGGCCGCGCTCGACCCGGCCTACCCCGCCGGGCTCGTCCTCGGCCGCAGCCTCGCCCTGGTCGGCCGCAGCACCGACGAGGGCACCACGATCCACGTCGTCCCGAAGGATGGCGGCGAGCCGCGGGTGCTCTACGGCAGCGCGCACGACGCCCACGTGGCGGCGCTGTCCGACGACGAGTCGCTCGCCGTCATCGCGCACAGCGAGCACGGCGACTCCCGGCACATGGCCCTGCGGGTGCTGCGGCTGGACGGCTCGCCGGTCGCGGACCTGTGGGACGGGCCGGGCAAGGGCCTGTCGGCGGCCGGGTTTCCCACGCGCAGAGGCGACTCGAGGCTGCTCGTGGGCCACGAACGGCGGGGCCGCGAGGAGCTGCTCGTCTGGGACCCGCTCACCGGCGAGGTCACCGAGCTCGCGATCGACCTGCCGGGCGAGCTGGCCGGTGAGTGGTACGCCGACGGCTCGGCGGTCCTCGTCCACCGGGAGCACCAGGGCCGGGCCGACCTGCACCGCTACGACGTCGCAACCGGCACGGTCGAACCGCTCGCGACCCCGCGCGGGCTGGTCGCCGGGGCCACTCCGCGGCCCGACGGCTCGGTGTGGTTCGCCTGGTCCTCGGCCGCGCAGCGTCCGCAGATCCTGGACCTCGCCGGCCGCGAGGTGCTCGCCCCGCCGGGCCCGCTACCGCCTCCGTCGGTCGACGTGGAGGACGTCTTCGTCGAGCGGCCCTACGGCACGGTGCACGCGCTGCTGTCCAGGCCGCCCGGCTCCGCGCCGTACGCCGGGGTCTTCGTCGTCCACGGCGGCCCGACGGACAACGACGCCGACACCTGGCGCCCCGACGTCGCGTCGCACGTGGATGACGGCTACGCGGTGGTGCAGGTCAACTACCGAGGCTCGACGGGCTACGGCTCGGCCTGGCGCGACGCGATCGAAGCCTCACCCGGGCTCACCGAGCTCGAGGACATCCGCGCGGTGCGCGAGCATCTCGTCGCGGCCGGGGTGCTGCGCGACGACGCCGTGGCCCTTGTCGGGGCGTCCTGGGGCGGCTACCTCACCCTGCTCGGCCTCGGGACCCAGCCCGACGCGTGGGCGGCGGGGGTCGCCGAGGTGCCGGTGGCCGACTACGTCGCGGCCTACGAGGACGAGATGGAGCCGCTGCGTGCCTTCGACCGCTCGCTGTTCGGCGGGTCACCGGAGGAGGTGCCGGACCGCTACCGGGCCGCGAGCCCGATCACCTACGTCGGCGACGTCCGCGCGCCGGTGCTCGTCGTGGCCGGGGCCAACGACCCGCGCTGCCCGATCCGGCAGATCGACAACTACCTGGCCGCGTTGGAGCGGCGCGGCGCGGCGCACGAGGTCTACCGCTACGACGCGGGCCACGGGTCGCTGGTCGTCGAGGAGCAGATCCGCCAGCAGGCGGCCGCTCTCGACTTCATCCGCCGGCACATGCCGGCCGCCGACTCCCCGTGA
- a CDS encoding aspartate kinase: protein MSLVVQKYGGSSVADAEKIKRVAERIAAAKRAGNDVVVVVSAMGDTTDELLDLAQQVSPLPPPRELDMLLTSGERISMALLAMAIANLGFEARSFTGSQAGVITDSVHGKARIIDVTPGRISQAIEAGYIAIVAGFQGVSQDTKDITTLGRGGSDTTAVALAAALDAEVCEIYTDVDGVYTADPRIVPRARRLDRISYEEMLEMAACGAKVLMLRCVEYARRHQMPIHVRSSFTNREGTLVTAVPEEEQVEQAIISGVAHDVSEAKVTVVGVPDKPGEAATIFRALALSEINIDMIVQNVSSTVTGRTDISFTLPKSDGQTALATLERIKPEVGFESTLYDDHVGKVTLVGAGMKSHPGVSAAFFGALADAGVNVEIISTSEIRISVVCRDTDVPSAVNALHDAFRLGGDEVATVYAGSGR, encoded by the coding sequence GTGTCCCTCGTCGTACAGAAGTACGGCGGCTCCTCCGTCGCCGATGCCGAGAAGATCAAGCGGGTCGCCGAGCGCATCGCCGCCGCGAAACGGGCCGGCAACGACGTGGTCGTGGTCGTCTCGGCGATGGGTGACACCACCGACGAGCTGCTCGACCTGGCCCAGCAGGTCTCGCCGCTGCCGCCTCCTCGCGAGCTCGACATGCTGCTCACCTCCGGCGAGCGGATATCGATGGCCCTGCTCGCGATGGCGATCGCCAACCTGGGCTTCGAGGCGCGGTCGTTCACCGGCTCCCAGGCAGGCGTGATCACTGACTCGGTGCACGGCAAGGCCAGGATCATCGACGTCACACCGGGCCGGATCAGCCAGGCGATCGAGGCCGGCTACATCGCGATCGTCGCCGGCTTCCAGGGCGTCAGCCAGGACACGAAGGACATCACCACGCTCGGCCGCGGCGGCTCCGACACCACGGCGGTCGCGCTGGCCGCGGCCCTCGACGCCGAGGTCTGCGAGATCTACACCGACGTCGACGGCGTCTACACGGCCGACCCGCGGATCGTGCCGCGCGCACGGCGACTCGACCGGATCTCCTACGAGGAGATGCTCGAGATGGCCGCGTGCGGGGCGAAGGTGCTGATGCTGCGGTGCGTGGAGTACGCCCGCCGGCACCAGATGCCGATCCACGTTCGGTCATCGTTTACCAACCGCGAGGGCACGCTGGTCACGGCAGTGCCCGAGGAGGAACAGGTGGAGCAGGCGATCATCTCCGGAGTCGCCCACGACGTCAGCGAGGCCAAGGTCACGGTCGTCGGGGTGCCCGACAAGCCGGGCGAGGCCGCCACGATCTTCCGGGCGCTGGCCCTCTCCGAGATCAACATCGACATGATCGTCCAGAACGTGTCCTCGACGGTGACCGGCCGCACCGACATCTCGTTCACGCTGCCGAAGTCCGACGGGCAGACCGCACTGGCGACCCTCGAGCGCATCAAGCCCGAGGTCGGCTTCGAGTCGACGCTCTACGACGACCACGTCGGCAAGGTCACGCTCGTGGGCGCCGGCATGAAGTCGCATCCCGGCGTCTCGGCGGCGTTCTTCGGTGCGCTCGCCGACGCCGGCGTCAACGTCGAGATCATCTCCACCTCGGAGATCCGTATCTCCGTGGTCTGCCGCGACACCGACGTGCCGTCGGCCGTCAACGCACTGCACGACGCGTTCCGGCTCGGCGGCGACGAGGTCGCCACCGTCTACGCGGGGAGCGGCCGGTGA
- a CDS encoding YbaB/EbfC family nucleoid-associated protein, translating to MGQPDMQALLAQAQQMQQQLVQAQQQLADAQVEGHAGGGLVRATVTGTGEVVSLVIDPKVVDPDDVETLQDLVVAAIRDAGRQATELAEKAMGPLAGGMGGLGLPGV from the coding sequence ATGGGCCAGCCGGACATGCAGGCGCTGCTCGCGCAGGCGCAGCAGATGCAGCAGCAGCTCGTGCAGGCGCAGCAACAGCTGGCCGACGCGCAGGTCGAGGGGCATGCGGGCGGCGGCCTGGTGCGGGCCACCGTGACCGGCACCGGCGAGGTCGTGTCGCTGGTCATCGACCCGAAGGTCGTCGACCCCGACGACGTCGAGACCTTGCAGGACCTCGTGGTGGCGGCGATCCGCGACGCCGGCCGCCAGGCCACCGAGCTCGCCGAGAAGGCGATGGGCCCGCTCGCCGGCGGCATGGGCGGGCTCGGCCTGCCGGGGGTGTGA
- the recR gene encoding recombination mediator RecR, with translation MYEGPVQDLIDELGRLPGVGPKSAQRIAFHLLAADRTDVQRLVAALVEVKDKVHFCRICGNVAESDECRICRDPRRDPSVICVVEEPKDVVAIERTREFRGRYHVLGGAISPIDGVGPDDLRIRELLARLADGTVTEVIIATDPNLEGEATATFLARGVLAPLGLRVTRLASGLPVGGDLEYADEVTLGRAFEGRRLLDV, from the coding sequence ATGTACGAAGGACCGGTCCAGGACCTCATCGACGAGCTCGGCCGGCTCCCCGGGGTCGGCCCGAAGAGCGCGCAGCGCATCGCGTTCCACCTGCTGGCCGCCGACCGCACCGACGTGCAGCGGCTCGTCGCCGCCCTCGTCGAGGTCAAGGACAAGGTGCACTTCTGCCGGATCTGCGGCAACGTCGCCGAGTCCGACGAGTGCCGCATCTGCCGTGATCCGCGCCGCGACCCCTCCGTCATCTGCGTGGTCGAGGAGCCCAAGGACGTCGTCGCGATCGAGCGCACCCGCGAGTTCCGCGGCCGCTACCACGTGCTCGGCGGCGCGATCAGCCCCATCGACGGGGTCGGGCCCGACGACCTGCGCATCCGCGAGCTGCTGGCCCGGCTGGCCGACGGCACGGTCACCGAGGTGATCATCGCCACCGACCCCAACCTCGAGGGCGAGGCGACCGCGACGTTCCTCGCCCGGGGCGTGCTCGCGCCGCTGGGCCTGCGGGTCACGAGGCTGGCGAGCGGGCTGCCGGTCGGCGGCGACCTGGAGTACGCCGACGAGGTCACGCTCGGTCGCGCCTTCGAGGGCCGCCGGCTGCTCGACGTCTGA